The Fimbriimonadaceae bacterium nucleotide sequence GGCTACTTCGGCGGCGAATGGCGCGAGGCCACCCCCGCGCAGGTGGAGGCGGCCCAGGCGGCGGGCAAGCCCGGCGTCATCCGGCTCAAGGTGCCGCGCGGCGAGCGGATCGTGCTGGACGACGCCATTCGCGGCCGCATCGAGTACGACTCGAACGTGGTGGACGACCCCGTGCTCATCAAGGCGGACGGCATGCCGACCTACCACTTTGCGGCCATGGTCGACGACCACCTGATGGAAGTCACCCACGTCTTTCGCGGCGAGGAGTGGATCAGTAGCGCCCCTAAGCACCTGGTGCTCTTCAAGGCGATGGGCTGGGAGCCGCCGGTCTTCGTCCACGTGCCCGTGATCAAGGGCAAGGACGGCTCGAAGCTGAGCAAGCGGCACGGCGACACCGCCTGCCTCGACTACCGCCGGGCCGGCTACCTCAGCGCGGCGCTCGCGAACTTCATCGCGCTCATCGGGTGGGCGCCGGGCGGTGACCGCGAGGTGATGTCGATGGACGAGATGGCCGAGGCGTTCGATGTGCGCGGCATCCAGCCTTCGCCGGGCGTCTTCGACCGGGACAAGCTGGACTGGATGAACGGCCAGTACATCCGGTCGATGGGCGCCGAGGCCCTGATGGACGAGGCGGTCGCCTATGCAACGCGCGACGAGACCCAGCGGTACTGGCACAACCGGGTCGGGGCAGAGGGCGAGCCAGACCCGGTGCTCAAGGCGAAGGCCCTGGAACGGCTGGCAGCGGTGGCAGGCACCGACCGCGCCTATGCGCTGGAGGCCGTCCGACTGGAGCAGGAACGGGTGACGACGCTCGCCGAACTCGGCCCGGCATGCGAGTTCTTCTTCGTCGAGGAGGTCGATTTCGACCCGAAAGCGGTGGAAAAGTGGTTTGGGGAGCCGCACGTGCCCGCGCTGTTCGAGGCCATGTTGGGCAAGCTGGGGCAGACCGACCAGGCGTGGACGGTCGAGGCATGCGAGCGGCTCGTCCGCGACGGACAGGCGGCGGTCGGCCTGGAAAAGCTCGGCCCCGCCGTCCACCCAATCCGAGTCGCCCTCACCGGAAAGACCGTCGGCCCCGGTCTCTTCGAACTCATGGCGGTCTTAGGTAGGGAGCGCATGCTGGCACGGTTGTCGAAGGCCACAGGGCGTCTCTTATGATCGGCCGACGCCTTTGAGTGGCCTGGCGACGAAGCGATGCGGCGGAGCATGTATCTCTATGTGACAGGCTCGTTCGACGACGAGTGCCTTGGCTACACGACTGGCGGCCGCTACACGGAGGAGAACAAGTCCAGGCTTGTCTGGCAAGGGCAAGTCGGTAAGTATGGGCTCTGGATCGACGCCGAGACCGGCGAGCCGCTCAGCATGATCGCCGTTAAGTCCACCTCTGCCACGGTTCCCCACGCCTCAACCAACACGGCCGCCGGCGAGCCAGTCGCGACTGAGAAGGCGCAGGAAGCGCCAGCACGACTTGATAAGCACAAGTCCAGGCCGATTCCGCGGGTGAATACCCGCTCGGCGCAGCCGCCGACTCGTTGACCTCGAGGCTTGACCCAGGCAAGAGCACTCCGACCCTGGTCGCCCTACTCATGGCTGGGACGGCCATCCATCTCAAGCGCAGAGCAAAAGAAAAGCGTGGCATGGAGTAGGGCCGGAGAGTGGCCGGCCCTACTCGGATTTCGTGGTTGCCCCCTAACCGTCTGAGCGACCTGCTTGCTCTGGGGTCACTTGACCTCAGCCGACT carries:
- a CDS encoding glutamate--tRNA ligase is translated as MSVRVRYAPSPTGSPHVGNIRTALFNHLFAKHHGGLHILRIEDTDRTRLVEGCEAEIMESLRYVGVEWQEGVGVGGPHGTYRQSERKEAGVYEPHWRRMLEDGTAYWAFDTPEELEAMREFQQINKQPTGYFGGEWREATPAQVEAAQAAGKPGVIRLKVPRGERIVLDDAIRGRIEYDSNVVDDPVLIKADGMPTYHFAAMVDDHLMEVTHVFRGEEWISSAPKHLVLFKAMGWEPPVFVHVPVIKGKDGSKLSKRHGDTACLDYRRAGYLSAALANFIALIGWAPGGDREVMSMDEMAEAFDVRGIQPSPGVFDRDKLDWMNGQYIRSMGAEALMDEAVAYATRDETQRYWHNRVGAEGEPDPVLKAKALERLAAVAGTDRAYALEAVRLEQERVTTLAELGPACEFFFVEEVDFDPKAVEKWFGEPHVPALFEAMLGKLGQTDQAWTVEACERLVRDGQAAVGLEKLGPAVHPIRVALTGKTVGPGLFELMAVLGRERMLARLSKATGRLL